The following proteins are encoded in a genomic region of Methylovorus glucosotrophus:
- a CDS encoding circularly permuted type 2 ATP-grasp protein, giving the protein MLSSILNEYPFAANSHNELLQSPGTPRPHWQPLIDSLSGEEPAEMRKRVENVRRLVHENGLTYNAYADTQGGQRPWDLDPLPFILPQDEWAHIEAAVIQRATILNTVLRDIYGEQTLMAQGMLPPALIHGNAGFLRPCHGIPQPDGVALHMYAVDLARSADGRWWVVSDRTQAPAGTGYALENRMVISSVFPDLFRDLNIQRLSGFFASLRDSLAHWGRECAYRQSQANPNIAPLSPSEQPLTVILTAGPFNETYHEQSYLAGYLGFPLVQGNDLTVREGVVWLKTLAGLKPVHAILRRLDDIYCDPLELNAESLLGIAGLTEVARRGHVLLANSLGSNVLQSGALMGFLPALSQHLLKQPLMLPSVATWWCGEPKALETVIANLDRLLIKNAFLHTREIMIYGQDLDGAAREELIAQLRANPENYLAQELVKVSQAPVWNSQLQQMQAQSVGLRVFACATPNGYIVMPGGLTRVASNASKRVITMQGSGCSKDTWVITPEFKPNTPSLLRKTTSSAGLVHDNIHLSSRVIENLFWFGRHSVRSYHATRLLRTAIHYLLDFSPEHRAVEWPTVKAMCVWYNLMPPEDEESDGNYPLFAEDENAIECLLIAAIFANDSSSLANHITQFFQLAFSLRERLSGDHWRLINQLHLRFAERDAQASLSEALAVLDETNTSLVTISGFTLDSMTRDQGWRFLSLGRRIERLQFLCILLQKALAMPAESSLDWLLELTDSIVTYRARYAAQPEWLPVLYLLLIDENNPNAMMFQLRGLVKYLSQISSTYNGGGGEGRMMERMESLRAFDVDASFHHNSPELMVWLSDTYQASVDISTQLGHRFFSFSDTTAN; this is encoded by the coding sequence ATGCTGTCTTCGATACTGAACGAATACCCGTTTGCGGCAAACTCTCATAACGAGCTGCTGCAATCGCCCGGAACGCCCCGCCCTCACTGGCAGCCACTGATAGATTCATTAAGTGGTGAAGAGCCAGCCGAGATGCGCAAGCGCGTTGAAAACGTGCGTCGACTGGTACACGAAAACGGCCTGACCTATAACGCCTACGCCGACACTCAGGGCGGGCAGCGGCCCTGGGATCTGGACCCCCTGCCCTTTATCCTGCCGCAGGATGAATGGGCACATATCGAAGCCGCCGTCATTCAGCGTGCCACCATCCTCAACACCGTGTTGCGCGACATTTACGGTGAACAGACACTGATGGCGCAAGGCATGCTGCCACCAGCCCTCATACACGGCAATGCCGGTTTCCTGCGCCCCTGTCATGGCATTCCGCAGCCGGATGGCGTCGCTTTGCACATGTATGCCGTAGACCTCGCCCGCTCGGCCGATGGCCGCTGGTGGGTAGTGTCGGACCGCACGCAGGCGCCTGCGGGCACAGGCTATGCGCTGGAAAACCGCATGGTGATTTCCAGCGTGTTTCCCGATCTGTTCCGTGACCTTAACATCCAGCGCCTGAGCGGATTTTTTGCCAGCCTGCGCGATAGCCTGGCCCATTGGGGACGTGAGTGTGCCTATCGACAATCGCAAGCCAACCCCAACATCGCACCGCTGAGCCCCAGCGAGCAGCCGCTTACAGTGATCCTGACGGCGGGGCCCTTCAATGAAACCTATCACGAGCAATCCTACCTGGCAGGCTATCTCGGTTTTCCGCTGGTACAGGGTAACGACCTGACCGTGCGCGAAGGCGTGGTCTGGCTCAAAACACTGGCAGGCCTCAAGCCTGTGCATGCCATCCTCAGGCGGCTCGACGATATTTACTGTGACCCGCTGGAGTTGAATGCCGAATCGCTGCTGGGCATTGCCGGGCTCACCGAAGTCGCGCGTCGCGGCCATGTGCTGCTGGCGAATAGCCTGGGCAGCAATGTGCTGCAATCGGGCGCGCTGATGGGCTTTTTGCCCGCGCTCAGCCAGCATCTGCTCAAGCAACCCTTGATGTTGCCTTCCGTCGCCACGTGGTGGTGCGGTGAGCCAAAGGCCCTGGAGACCGTGATTGCCAATCTGGATCGCTTGCTGATCAAGAACGCCTTTTTGCACACGCGCGAAATCATGATTTACGGGCAGGACCTGGATGGCGCAGCACGCGAGGAGCTGATTGCGCAACTGCGCGCCAATCCGGAAAACTACCTGGCGCAGGAGCTGGTCAAGGTATCGCAGGCGCCGGTCTGGAACAGCCAGCTGCAGCAGATGCAGGCGCAATCGGTGGGGCTGCGGGTATTTGCCTGTGCCACGCCCAATGGCTATATCGTCATGCCAGGCGGCCTGACACGGGTTGCCAGCAATGCCAGCAAACGCGTGATTACCATGCAGGGCAGCGGCTGCAGTAAGGATACCTGGGTGATCACGCCCGAGTTCAAGCCGAACACGCCCAGCCTGCTGCGCAAGACCACCTCCAGTGCCGGGCTGGTGCATGACAACATTCACCTTTCCAGCCGCGTCATTGAAAACCTGTTCTGGTTTGGCCGTCATTCGGTGCGCAGCTACCATGCCACCCGACTGCTGCGCACGGCTATTCATTACCTGCTGGATTTCTCGCCCGAGCATCGGGCTGTGGAATGGCCTACCGTCAAAGCCATGTGTGTCTGGTATAACCTCATGCCGCCTGAAGATGAGGAGTCTGACGGCAATTACCCCCTGTTTGCCGAAGATGAAAACGCCATTGAGTGCCTGCTGATTGCGGCCATTTTTGCCAATGACAGCTCCAGCCTGGCCAATCACATTACCCAGTTTTTCCAGCTGGCTTTCAGTTTGCGCGAACGCTTGTCGGGCGACCATTGGCGCCTGATCAACCAGCTGCATCTGCGTTTTGCCGAGCGTGATGCCCAAGCCTCCCTGAGCGAGGCGCTGGCAGTGCTGGATGAAACCAATACCTCTCTGGTCACCATCTCCGGCTTTACGCTGGACAGCATGACGCGTGACCAGGGCTGGCGCTTCCTGTCCCTGGGGCGCCGCATCGAACGCCTGCAGTTTCTGTGCATCCTGTTGCAAAAGGCGTTGGCGATGCCGGCCGAAAGCAGCCTGGACTGGCTGCTGGAACTGACCGATTCCATCGTCACCTATCGCGCACGCTATGCCGCGCAGCCCGAGTGGTTGCCAGTGCTTTATCTGTTGCTGATTGATGAAAATAATCCGAATGCGATGATGTTCCAGTTACGCGGACTGGTGAAATACCTGTCGCAGATATCGTCCACCTACAACGGCGGTGGCGGCGAAGGACGCATGATGGAGCGCATGGAAAGCCTGCGCGCGTTTGATGTGGATGCATCATTCCATCACAACAGCCCGGAGTTGATGGTATGGCTGAGCGACACCTATCAGGCCAGCGTGGATATTTCTACGCAGTTGGGGCATCGCTTTTTCAGCTTCTCGGACACCACCGCCAACTAA
- a CDS encoding transglutaminase family protein gives MRYHIQHQTEYQYDFDVTLSQHMLHMTPRLLAWQTTLAHQITISPNPSETSQRLDYFGNSRLYFSIYSPHQTLSVISESTVEVLPRVLPASLSQSPSWEFVKEELIQHYNTHIEAQAFLFSSPKAGRHHTLANYAAPSFTPGRPLLEAALDLTQRIYQDFEFDDQATSISTPLSDVLAGRRGVCQDFAHLMIACLRSLGLACRYVSGYILTTPPEGQERMIGADASHAWASVYCPDTGWVDFDPTNNCLVQTDHITVAWGRDFSDISPMRGVVLGGGAQQLDVSVTVTPIEQN, from the coding sequence ATGCGCTACCACATCCAGCACCAGACCGAGTATCAGTACGATTTTGATGTGACCCTGTCGCAGCACATGCTGCACATGACGCCGCGACTACTGGCATGGCAAACCACGCTGGCGCATCAGATCACCATTTCCCCCAATCCCAGCGAGACTTCGCAGCGGCTGGATTATTTCGGCAATTCTCGCCTGTATTTTTCCATTTACAGCCCGCACCAGACCTTGTCTGTCATCTCGGAATCCACCGTGGAGGTGCTGCCGCGCGTATTGCCCGCTTCACTAAGCCAAAGCCCGAGCTGGGAGTTTGTGAAAGAAGAGCTGATCCAGCACTACAACACGCATATCGAGGCGCAGGCGTTCCTGTTCAGCTCGCCCAAGGCGGGTCGCCACCATACGCTGGCAAATTACGCAGCCCCCAGCTTCACGCCCGGCAGGCCCTTGCTCGAAGCGGCGCTGGACCTGACCCAGCGCATCTACCAGGATTTTGAGTTTGATGACCAGGCCACCAGCATTTCTACGCCTCTATCCGACGTGCTGGCCGGGCGCCGTGGCGTATGCCAGGATTTTGCGCATCTGATGATTGCCTGCCTGCGCAGCCTGGGCCTGGCTTGCCGCTATGTCAGCGGTTATATCCTCACGACCCCACCCGAAGGCCAGGAGCGTATGATTGGTGCCGATGCCTCGCATGCCTGGGCCTCGGTTTACTGCCCGGATACAGGTTGGGTGGATTTTGACCCGACCAACAACTGCCTGGTGCAGACGGATCACATCACCGTCGCCTGGGGACGCGATTTCAGCGATATTTCGCCCATGCGGGGTGTAGTACTGGGCGGTGGCGCCCAGCAGCTGGATGTCAGCGTCACCGTGACCCCCATCGAGCAGAACTGA
- the nirD gene encoding nitrite reductase small subunit NirD, giving the protein MSTWTKIAPLTDIPKLGSRVVRTAKGDIGVFRTEDDRVFALNNSCPHKGGPLSQGIVYGDKVACPLHSWKISLIDGKAEEPDVGETACFAVKVEDGMVFLDIPS; this is encoded by the coding sequence ATGAGTACCTGGACCAAAATTGCCCCTTTGACTGACATTCCCAAGCTGGGCTCGCGCGTGGTGCGCACAGCCAAGGGCGACATCGGCGTATTCCGCACTGAGGATGACCGCGTGTTTGCCCTGAACAACAGCTGCCCGCATAAAGGTGGCCCGCTTTCGCAAGGTATTGTGTATGGTGACAAGGTGGCCTGCCCGCTGCATAGCTGGAAAATCAGCCTGATCGACGGCAAGGCCGAAGAGCCGGATGTGGGCGAGACTGCCTGCTTCGCCGTCAAGGTAGAAGACGGCATGGTCTTCCTGGACATTCCGTCCTGA
- a CDS encoding DUF2126 domain-containing protein, protein MAIRVALHHKTSYTFDRLVNLSPHEVRLKPAAHARTPVLSYSLTVNPEKHFINWQQDPYGNYISRFVFPEKVTQLDFTVTLVADMTVINPFDFFVEKYAEQFPFAYTEQLEYELAPYLKAEPAGPRLAKWLDDTRSQLLGAPLSIANFLVAINQRLQGDIGYLVRMEPGVQTPEETLEKRSGSCRDSAWLLVQILRHLGLAARFVSGYLIQLTADIKALDGPSGTEVDFTDLHAWTEVYIPGAGWIGLDPTSGLLAGEGHIPLACTAMPASAAPVTGFTDIAEVTFHHEMSVTRIHEDPRVTKPYSEEDWEKIDQIGQQVDRDLQKQDVRLTQGGEPTFVSIDDMDGPEWNTQAHGDKKRELAGKLALRLKERFSQGGLLHYGQGKWYPGEPLPRWAINMYWRVDGQPMWNDASLFSRDGQPENYDVAEARLFATSLVETLGLPPACMIEAYEDVMQQALLEQRLPDNVDPLQADLAASEERKRLAQLLEVGLGKAAGYVIPLKPESTSKTTSWRTSKWPLRREHLYLLSGDSPMGLRLPLASLPWVLPDDVEPEFAVDPFEARADLPEKPLARSKPGKASLKKPEAREVVHTALCVEVRGGRLHVFMPPVSRIEDYLTLVAAVEATAAKHQLKLWLEGYPPPRDARIKSLSVTPDPGVIEVNIHPAASWQELVGNVTTLYEEARQTRLGTEKFMLDGRHTGTGGGNHATLGGATPADSPMLRRPDVLKSLITYWQNHPALSYLFSGTFIGPTSQAPRVDEARDDNLYELAIAFQQMDKVLPDTTESERPWLVDRLLRNLLVDLTGNTHRSEFSIDKLYSPDGPTGRLGLVEFRAFEMPPHARMSLLQMLLLRALVAHFWRKPYQGKLVHWGTELHDRWMLPHFIAQDIGDVVADLREAGYAFEKHWFDPFVEFRFPRYGTVNYHGVELELRQAIEPWNVLGEEMSGGGTSRYVDSSVERMQLRVRGLTDGRHIVTCNGRPLPLQATGIAGEYVAGVRFRAWSPWSALHPTIAPHVPLVFDLVDTWSGRAIGGCTYHVSHPGGRNYDSFPVNAFEAEARRFTRFWDHGHTPGAVSIAEEPRNPKFPFTLDLRWQAV, encoded by the coding sequence ATGGCCATACGCGTTGCATTGCACCACAAGACCAGCTACACCTTTGATCGCCTGGTTAATCTCTCTCCGCATGAAGTACGGCTCAAGCCCGCGGCCCACGCCCGCACGCCGGTGTTGTCGTACTCGCTGACGGTAAACCCGGAAAAGCACTTCATCAACTGGCAGCAGGATCCCTACGGCAATTACATTTCACGCTTTGTGTTCCCGGAAAAAGTCACCCAGCTGGACTTCACAGTGACGCTGGTGGCCGATATGACGGTCATCAACCCCTTCGATTTTTTCGTGGAAAAATACGCCGAGCAGTTTCCTTTTGCCTATACCGAACAACTGGAATACGAACTCGCGCCCTACCTGAAAGCGGAACCGGCAGGCCCGAGGCTGGCCAAGTGGCTGGACGACACGCGCAGCCAGCTATTGGGGGCACCACTCAGCATTGCCAATTTCCTGGTGGCCATCAACCAGCGTCTGCAAGGCGATATCGGCTATCTGGTGCGCATGGAGCCCGGCGTGCAAACGCCGGAAGAAACGCTGGAAAAACGCAGTGGCTCCTGCCGCGACAGCGCCTGGCTGCTGGTGCAGATACTGCGCCACCTTGGCCTGGCGGCACGTTTTGTCTCCGGCTATCTGATTCAGCTCACCGCCGACATCAAGGCGCTGGATGGGCCCAGTGGCACCGAGGTGGACTTCACCGATCTGCATGCATGGACCGAAGTGTATATCCCCGGCGCCGGATGGATAGGCCTGGACCCGACCTCCGGCTTGCTGGCAGGCGAAGGCCATATTCCGCTGGCGTGTACCGCCATGCCCGCCTCGGCCGCGCCGGTAACCGGCTTTACCGATATCGCAGAAGTTACGTTTCACCATGAAATGAGTGTCACGCGCATACACGAAGACCCGCGCGTCACCAAACCCTATAGTGAAGAAGACTGGGAAAAGATAGACCAGATAGGTCAGCAGGTAGACCGTGATCTGCAAAAGCAGGATGTGCGGCTGACACAGGGCGGCGAGCCCACCTTTGTATCGATCGATGACATGGACGGCCCCGAGTGGAACACCCAGGCACATGGCGACAAGAAACGTGAGCTCGCAGGCAAGCTGGCGCTGCGGCTGAAAGAGCGCTTCAGCCAGGGCGGGCTGCTGCATTATGGCCAGGGCAAATGGTACCCGGGCGAGCCTTTGCCGCGCTGGGCCATCAATATGTACTGGCGTGTGGATGGCCAGCCCATGTGGAACGATGCCTCGCTGTTTTCCAGGGATGGTCAGCCGGAGAATTACGACGTAGCCGAGGCAAGGCTTTTTGCCACCAGCCTGGTGGAAACATTGGGTCTGCCCCCGGCCTGCATGATAGAAGCGTATGAGGATGTCATGCAGCAAGCCTTGCTGGAGCAACGCCTGCCGGACAATGTTGACCCCCTGCAGGCCGACCTTGCTGCCAGCGAAGAACGCAAACGCTTGGCGCAACTGCTGGAAGTGGGCCTGGGCAAAGCCGCTGGTTATGTGATTCCACTCAAGCCGGAATCCACCAGCAAAACCACCAGCTGGCGCACCAGCAAATGGCCGCTACGCCGCGAGCATCTTTACCTGTTGAGCGGCGACTCGCCCATGGGCCTGCGCCTGCCTTTAGCCTCGCTGCCATGGGTATTGCCCGACGATGTCGAGCCCGAGTTTGCGGTGGATCCCTTTGAAGCCAGAGCAGACTTGCCGGAAAAACCTCTGGCCCGCAGCAAGCCCGGCAAGGCCAGCCTGAAAAAACCGGAAGCGCGCGAGGTAGTGCACACTGCGCTGTGCGTGGAGGTCCGTGGCGGACGACTGCATGTGTTCATGCCGCCCGTGTCGCGCATTGAGGATTACCTGACCCTGGTGGCGGCGGTTGAAGCCACCGCAGCCAAGCATCAGCTCAAGCTCTGGCTGGAAGGCTACCCACCTCCTCGCGATGCACGCATCAAGTCACTCAGCGTCACGCCCGACCCGGGCGTGATCGAGGTCAATATCCACCCGGCAGCGAGCTGGCAGGAGCTGGTGGGCAATGTCACCACCCTGTATGAAGAAGCCCGCCAGACCCGGCTGGGCACCGAGAAATTCATGCTGGATGGCCGCCACACAGGCACCGGCGGTGGCAACCACGCCACCCTGGGCGGCGCCACCCCGGCTGACAGTCCCATGCTGCGACGACCAGATGTGCTGAAAAGCCTGATTACCTACTGGCAAAACCACCCGGCATTGTCGTATCTGTTTTCTGGGACCTTTATCGGGCCCACCAGCCAGGCGCCACGGGTGGATGAAGCACGCGACGACAATCTCTACGAGCTGGCGATTGCCTTTCAGCAAATGGACAAGGTATTGCCAGACACCACGGAGAGTGAGCGCCCGTGGCTGGTCGACCGGCTGCTGCGCAATCTGCTGGTGGATCTGACAGGGAATACGCACCGTTCCGAATTTTCCATCGACAAACTCTATTCGCCTGATGGGCCGACTGGCCGTCTGGGCCTGGTGGAATTCCGCGCCTTTGAAATGCCGCCCCATGCCCGCATGAGCCTGCTGCAAATGCTGCTACTACGGGCGCTGGTGGCGCATTTCTGGCGCAAGCCCTACCAGGGCAAGCTGGTGCATTGGGGCACCGAGCTGCATGATCGCTGGATGCTGCCGCATTTTATTGCGCAGGATATTGGCGATGTGGTGGCGGACCTGCGCGAAGCGGGTTATGCCTTTGAAAAACACTGGTTTGATCCTTTTGTTGAATTCCGTTTCCCGCGTTACGGCACGGTCAACTACCACGGCGTGGAGCTGGAATTGCGTCAGGCCATCGAGCCCTGGAATGTGCTGGGCGAAGAGATGAGCGGCGGCGGCACCTCGCGCTATGTGGATTCCTCGGTAGAGCGCATGCAGTTGCGCGTGCGCGGCCTCACGGATGGCCGCCATATCGTCACCTGCAATGGCAGACCTCTACCGCTGCAAGCCACCGGCATTGCCGGCGAATATGTCGCGGGCGTGCGCTTCCGCGCCTGGAGCCCCTGGTCCGCCCTGCACCCCACCATCGCACCGCATGTACCACTGGTGTTTGATCTGGTCGATACCTGGAGCGGACGGGCAATAGGCGGTTGTACTTACCACGTCAGCCATCCTGGTGGGCGCAATTACGACAGCTTCCCGGTCAATGCCTTTGAGGCCGAGGCGCGCCGCTTTACGCGCTTCTGGGATCATGGTCACACGCCGGGGGCGGTATCGATTGCCGAAGAGCCGCGCAACCCGAAATTCCCGTTTACGCTCGACCTGCGGTGGCAAGCTGTTTAA
- a CDS encoding nitrate reductase, with the protein MLKETRSTCCYCGVGCGVIITSEDDRITGVRGDPDHPANFGRLCTKGSTLHLTAKLDTRVLQPEMRTSRHAPRQPTDWDTALDHVADRFAETIREHGPNSVAFYISGQLLTEDYYVFNKLAKGLIGTNNVDTNSRLCMSSAVSGYKLTLGADAPPACYEDIDHTACLFIAGSNTAYAHPIIFRRIEDAKARNPDMKIVVVDPRRTDTATFADLHLAIQPGTDVALFNGMLHIMLWEGMLDQAFIREHTNGFDALKETVREYTPKMVADICGIREADLVTAAKWFGSGPSLSMYCMGLNQSIHGSDKNAALINLHLATGQIGKPGAGPFSLTGQPNAMGGREVGGMANLLSGHRDLDNPEHRAEVAALWGVEDVPATPGKTAVEMFDALKSGEIKAIWIACTNPAHSMPDLNQVRAALENAELVVLQDAYGNTDTNIYADVVLPATSWGEKEGTVTNSERRITHITPAVAKPGAARHDWEIVVDFAQRLEQRLGKANILFNYLVPETIFNEHRESTRGRDLDITGLSYQLLDTQGPQQWPLNEKVSTGLQRLYSDGIFPKPDGRAQFHIAHYKPTADKTDARQPLHLLTGRLRDQWHGMSRTGTVAQLFNHVDEPVISLNQQDMERRQIKPGDLVKVSNKRGSLTLRAQPSDEIQPAQSFIPMHWGSQFMSGLGCNALMPSAFDKISRQPELKHTAVKLEKVELPWQMTVMRNCDDMQLLEAIRRLLPGFDYASCGLYGRGNGMVVLQAAHHAAPDAAVIDALDALLGMTEGAPMLNYQDARRGISKRILVEPDVATGRQQVAGVRLIGETLAAEWLREVMTEGQFSDELRRWALAPLSAPPTGQRSRGKIVCNCLNVAENEIIDTIQMGADFITLQNKLKCGTQCGSCVPELKKLVQLHGRTAA; encoded by the coding sequence ATGTTAAAAGAAACCAGATCCACCTGTTGTTATTGCGGCGTTGGCTGCGGCGTCATCATCACCAGCGAAGATGACCGCATTACCGGCGTGCGCGGCGATCCCGATCATCCGGCGAATTTCGGCCGCCTGTGCACCAAAGGCTCCACGCTGCACCTCACGGCCAAGCTGGATACGCGCGTCTTGCAACCCGAAATGCGCACCAGCCGTCATGCACCGCGCCAGCCAACTGATTGGGATACGGCGCTCGACCATGTGGCAGACCGCTTCGCCGAGACCATACGCGAGCATGGCCCCAACAGCGTGGCGTTTTATATCTCCGGCCAGCTGCTGACCGAGGATTATTACGTCTTCAACAAGCTCGCTAAAGGCCTGATCGGCACCAACAACGTCGATACCAATTCGCGTCTGTGCATGAGTTCCGCCGTGAGTGGGTACAAACTGACGCTAGGGGCGGATGCTCCGCCCGCCTGCTATGAAGACATCGATCACACAGCCTGTCTTTTCATCGCGGGCTCGAATACCGCCTATGCCCACCCCATCATTTTCCGCCGCATTGAAGATGCCAAGGCCCGCAATCCGGACATGAAAATCGTGGTAGTCGACCCACGTCGTACCGATACCGCCACCTTTGCCGACCTGCACCTCGCCATCCAGCCGGGCACCGACGTCGCCCTGTTCAACGGCATGCTGCACATCATGCTGTGGGAGGGCATGCTGGATCAGGCATTTATCCGTGAGCACACCAACGGCTTTGATGCGCTGAAGGAAACCGTGCGTGAATACACGCCGAAGATGGTGGCGGACATTTGCGGTATCCGCGAAGCCGATCTGGTGACTGCCGCCAAGTGGTTTGGTAGCGGTCCCTCACTTTCCATGTATTGCATGGGGCTCAACCAGTCTATCCATGGCAGCGATAAAAACGCCGCTCTTATCAATCTGCACCTCGCCACCGGGCAAATCGGCAAACCGGGCGCCGGGCCCTTTTCGCTTACCGGCCAGCCCAATGCCATGGGCGGACGTGAAGTGGGCGGCATGGCGAATCTGCTATCTGGCCACCGCGATCTGGATAATCCAGAGCATCGCGCCGAGGTTGCCGCCCTGTGGGGTGTGGAGGATGTACCCGCGACACCAGGCAAGACCGCCGTCGAGATGTTCGATGCCCTGAAATCAGGCGAAATCAAGGCAATCTGGATTGCCTGCACCAATCCGGCGCATTCCATGCCCGACCTCAACCAGGTAAGAGCCGCGCTGGAGAATGCCGAACTGGTGGTATTGCAGGATGCGTACGGCAATACCGATACCAATATCTATGCCGATGTTGTGCTGCCCGCCACCAGCTGGGGCGAGAAAGAAGGCACCGTCACCAACTCCGAGCGGCGCATTACGCATATCACCCCAGCCGTCGCCAAACCGGGGGCAGCCCGCCATGACTGGGAGATTGTGGTCGACTTTGCACAGCGTCTGGAGCAGCGGCTGGGCAAGGCAAACATATTGTTCAACTACCTGGTTCCCGAGACGATCTTCAATGAGCACCGCGAATCCACCCGCGGCCGTGACCTCGATATTACCGGTCTCAGTTATCAGCTTCTGGATACGCAGGGCCCACAACAGTGGCCGCTTAACGAGAAGGTAAGCACTGGCTTACAACGCTTATATAGTGATGGCATTTTCCCGAAACCGGATGGCCGCGCGCAATTTCATATCGCGCATTACAAGCCCACCGCCGACAAAACCGATGCGCGGCAGCCTTTGCATTTACTCACCGGACGCCTGCGCGACCAGTGGCATGGCATGAGCCGCACCGGCACCGTGGCCCAGCTGTTCAACCATGTGGATGAGCCAGTGATTTCGCTCAACCAGCAAGACATGGAGCGGCGCCAGATCAAGCCCGGCGACCTGGTCAAGGTCAGCAACAAACGTGGCAGCCTGACATTGCGGGCGCAACCATCCGATGAGATCCAGCCGGCGCAGAGTTTTATTCCCATGCACTGGGGCAGCCAGTTCATGAGCGGGCTGGGCTGCAATGCGCTGATGCCATCGGCGTTTGACAAAATCTCACGCCAGCCCGAACTCAAGCACACCGCGGTCAAGCTGGAGAAAGTCGAGCTGCCATGGCAGATGACCGTGATGCGCAACTGTGACGATATGCAGTTGCTGGAGGCGATTCGCCGCCTGCTGCCCGGTTTCGACTATGCGAGTTGTGGGCTTTATGGGCGCGGCAACGGCATGGTCGTGCTGCAAGCCGCCCATCATGCAGCCCCCGATGCCGCGGTGATAGATGCGCTGGATGCACTGCTTGGTATGACAGAAGGTGCACCCATGCTGAATTATCAGGATGCACGGCGCGGTATCAGCAAGCGTATTCTGGTGGAGCCCGACGTCGCGACCGGTCGCCAGCAAGTGGCCGGTGTGCGGCTGATAGGCGAAACCCTGGCCGCCGAGTGGCTGCGCGAAGTCATGACGGAAGGCCAGTTCAGCGATGAGCTCAGGCGCTGGGCGCTGGCGCCATTGAGTGCGCCACCCACCGGCCAGAGGAGTCGCGGCAAGATTGTATGCAATTGTCTGAATGTGGCAGAGAACGAAATTATTGATACCATACAGATGGGCGCTGATTTCATTACCCTGCAAAACAAGCTGAAATGCGGTACGCAATGCGGTTCCTGCGTGCCCGAACTGAAAAAACTGGTACAACTGCACGGCAGAACTGCCGCTTAA